The following proteins are encoded in a genomic region of Streptomyces sp. SLBN-31:
- a CDS encoding class III extradiol dioxygenase subunit B-like domain-containing protein, whose protein sequence is MLVAAAICPCPPLLVPEVAAGAAPELDRARAACADALGVLAAARPDLLVVIGPAERSGRGPHPEGTPGSFRGFGVEVDVRLGEPKDVEPGRELPPSLAVAAWLLERTGWSDAPIEGLGVGEPLAADRCVEAGREIAAQAERVALLVMGDGSACRTLKAPGYLDERAAPFDAEVARALGTADVPALEALDAELAYELKASGRAPWQVLAGAAEGADLAGALLYEDAPYGVGYVVATWS, encoded by the coding sequence ATGCTTGTCGCCGCCGCCATCTGCCCCTGCCCGCCCCTCCTCGTGCCGGAGGTGGCCGCGGGCGCCGCTCCGGAACTGGACCGCGCGCGTGCCGCGTGTGCGGACGCGCTCGGCGTGCTCGCCGCCGCCCGTCCCGATCTGCTGGTGGTGATCGGACCCGCCGAGCGCAGCGGGCGCGGTCCGCACCCCGAGGGCACGCCGGGTTCGTTCCGCGGCTTCGGCGTCGAGGTCGACGTACGGCTGGGCGAGCCGAAGGACGTGGAGCCCGGGCGCGAGCTTCCGCCCTCCCTCGCCGTCGCCGCGTGGCTGCTGGAGCGGACCGGCTGGTCCGACGCCCCGATCGAGGGGCTCGGCGTGGGGGAACCGCTCGCGGCCGACCGGTGCGTCGAAGCCGGACGGGAGATCGCTGCCCAGGCCGAGCGGGTGGCCCTGCTGGTGATGGGCGACGGCAGCGCCTGCCGCACGCTCAAGGCGCCCGGCTACCTCGACGAGCGCGCCGCGCCCTTCGACGCGGAGGTCGCGCGCGCGCTGGGCACGGCCGACGTGCCGGCGCTGGAGGCGCTCGACGCCGAACTGGCGTACGAGCTGAAGGCCTCGGGCCGGGCCCCCTGGCAGGTCCTCGCGGGCGCGGCCGAGGGCGCGGACCTCGCCGGAGCCCTGCTGTACGA